A single genomic interval of Syngnathoides biaculeatus isolate LvHL_M chromosome 1, ASM1980259v1, whole genome shotgun sequence harbors:
- the LOC133502717 gene encoding uncharacterized protein LOC133502717, with amino-acid sequence MRGLACVLLGNLLCAAAWGSFKVKEERRTAFFGEDVHVEVPAGRAGGVVFWAKGNRSDPVPLLQAGEALSPRARLNAFGHLVLADVREEDEGVYVVTADGDVLARLALDVRDCAVEEVVKYGDTYYIHLKEVQGPISLEFRPGPGPVRSDLELATEPPAALLLRRSLVVADAYAGRLSVSERSVALRSVKMADEGSFTVRDREGKIRRRNCLHVRAHQDFLHPYKGADMTVKLYLHHAEVNVVYRPKSSHRDGPVLERGVPATPPDAQLAGRVSAEGSELLVRQVRESDGGVFKVTDLAGFPVAHVYVDVVASDPAPLTVAVLSLLSLLAAMLLVCLLSCLREERRRNRKNEKPPAGQGEGEAFRQVVQEAYDRFTEESLTRSACRKPSEDADVVIEAPEASKAGSYRMLTSDADLPEMSDSGVDCALPPDGDADIAAARPSREPPSPDPEGREAKEDPGVHAPSRLSARDEAEPKEDATQSA; translated from the exons ATGAGAGGGCTGGCGTGCGTGTTGCTTGGCAACCTGCTCTGCGCGG ccGCGTGGGGGTCCTTTAAAG TCAAGGAAGAACGCAGGACGGCCTTCTTCGGCGAAGACGTGCACGTGGAGGTCCCGGCGGGCCGGGCGGGCGGGGTGGTCTTCTGGGCCAAGGGCAACCGGAGCGACCCCGTCCCTCTCCTTCAGGCGGGCGAGGCGCTGAGCCCGCGGGCTCGTCTCAATGCCTTCGGCCACCTGGTTCTGGCCGACGTGCGGGAGGAGGACGAGGGCGTCTACGTGGTCACCGCCGACGGCGACGTGCTCGCCCGCCTCGCCCTCGACGTCCGAG ACTGCGCCGTTGAGGAGGTGGTCAAGTACGGCGACACTTACTACATCCACCTGAAGGAGGTGCAAGGACCCATCAGCCTGGAGTTCAG GCCCGGGCCCGGGCCCGTCCGGTCGGACCTCGAGCTCGCCACCGAGCCGCCGGCCGCGCTGCTCCTCCGCCGCTCGCTGGTGGTGGCCGACGCCTACGCCGGGCGGCTGAGCGTGAGCGAGCGGAGCGTGGCGCTGCGCTCCGTCAAGATGGCCGACGAGGGCAGCTTCACCGTGCGCGACCGGGAGGGCAAAATCCGGAGGAGGAACTGCCTTCACGTGCGAG cgCACCAGGACTTCCTGCACCCTTACAAAGGCGCCGACATGACGGTGAAACTCTACCTGCACCACGCCGAAGTCAACGTGGTCTACAGACCCAAATCCAGCCACCGGGACGGGCCGGTCCTGGAGCGAGGCGTCCCGGCGACGCCGCCGGACGCCCAGCTGGCGGGCCGCGTCAGCGCCGAGGGATCCGAGCTGCTGGTCAGGCAGGTCCGCGAGTCCGACGGGGGCGTCTTCAAAGTCACCGACCTGGCGGGGTTCCCCGTGGCTCACGTCTACGTGGACGTGGTCG CCTCGGATCCGGCGCCGCTGACGGTGGCCGTGCTGTCGCTGCTGAGCCTGCTGGCGGCCATGTTGCTGGTGTGCCTCCTGTCCTGCCTGCGGGAGGAGCGCCGGAGGAACCGCAAGAACGAGAAGCCCCCGGCGGGCCAGGGCGAGGGCGAAGCCTTCCGCCAG GTGGTCCAGGAGGCGTACGACAGGTTCACCGAGGAGTCGCTGACGCGGTCGGCGTGCCGCAAACCGTCCGAGGACGCCGACGTGGTCATCGAG GCCCCGGAGGCGTCCAAAGCGGGCAGCTACCGGATGCTAACATCCGACGCCGACTTGCCGGAGATGAGCGACTCCGGGGTGGACTGCGCCCTCCCCCCAGACGGCGACGCGGACATCGCCGCGGCCCGCCCCTCCCGCGAGCCCCCGTCGCCCGACCCGGAGGGCCGGGAGGCAAAAGAGGATCCTGGCGTCCACGCGCCCTCCCGTTTGTCCGCCCGCGACGAAGCCGAGCCGAAGGAGGACGCAACCCAGAGCGCCTGA